GGGTGAACCCGATCTCGCACCGCCCAAGGAAGCCGTAGAGGGCATGAACAAGGCCGCTTCAGAGGGACGTAACAAGTACGGCCCTACCGCCGGAATACCCGAGCTCAGGAAGGCTGTTGCCGACAGGTTCAGGAAATACGGTGACATCACGGGTGACAACATAATGATCACTCCCAGCGGATCATCGGCATTGTTGGAGATCACAATGAGCGTGGTGAACCCGGGCGACGATGTTCTCGTTCCCAGCCCCGGTTTCGTCATCTACGGGCCGCACGCGCAGCTCGCAGGCGGCACGTTCACCGAATACAAGCTCACGGACGGGGACTTCCAGCCCGACATCGACGACATACAGTCGAAGATCACTTCCAAGACGAAGATGCTGGTCATTACCACTCCCTCCAATCCTACCGGGGGCGTTCTGAACGAGGAGAGCTACAAGGCCCTTTGCGACATCGCCGCCGACAAGAACATAACCATCCTGGCCGACGAGGTGTACGAGTCCTTCATCTACGAGGGCAAGCACCTGTCATTCATGAACCAGCTGGATAAGGCTATTGTCGCCAGCGGATTCTCCAAGATGATGGCGGTGACCGGCTGGAGGATGGGATTCCTCTGCGCCAGCAAGGAGATGATGGAATACCTGATCAAGATGCAGTACCATGTCTGCGCTAGCCCCAACATGCCCGCCATGTACGGCATACTGGATGCCTTGCCCAGCATAGACCCTTACCTGGAGAACGCCAGGAACGTCTACAAGGCCAGAAGGGACCTGATATGCAAGAGGCTAAACGAGATCCCCGGATTCAGCATCGAACCTCCGAAGGGAGCATTCTACGCATTCCCCTCGTTCGACATGAAGATCAGCTCCCAGGAACTGGCAGGGGAACTGGTCAAAGCTGGGCTCATATGCACCCCGGGATCGGCATTCGGAAAGTACGGAGAAGGCCATCTGAGGTTCTCCTACGCAGCAGACGAAACAAAGATCAACAAAGGAATGGACATCCTTGAGTCCACAGTCAAGAAACTAAGGTGAGATAATGTCTAACGATTTCGACCCCAATGCGGGCCTCTTCGGAGAGCCCGAACCAGAGAAGAGCCCGGAAGAGATACTGAACGAGTACTCCTTCGGAAAGAACCCCAACAGGGCGGTTGCCATCGAGACACTGTTCGGAAAGAGGCTCATGGACGAGACCATGGCCGACGACAAGCTGCCGGTCGAAGGCAAGATGTCCTTCGTCTTCAAGGCCACGGTGCACGGGGTGCTGGACATGATCATGGAGAGCCTCCAGCCTGAGTACAGGGAAGAGGTTGCCACCAGCTTGGACTCGTTCATTGGACTGAACCTGGTCAACCAGAGATTCGGAGTGGACCTCGTCAACACGGTCATGGAGGAGCTCAGCAAGATCGAGCCCCAGGCCGGGGAATCGGACGACATGTTCGAGAAGAGACTGATGGACATGGAGGAGGCATGGTGGAACATCCCCCAGCCTCTCCTGAACGGACGCAACCCCAACGATGCCATCAGGGAAGAGATGAACAAATACGGATTGAATCAGTGATGACGACGCAATGGGTGACCGCCTCTGCTCCCGGGAAGTTCGTGGTGCTCGGAGAGCATTCAGTAGTCTATGGCAAACCGGCCATCGTCCTTGCTACGGACCGCAGGATATACTGCAGTGTCCATAGGAGCAGGAAGTTCACGGTCAACGGTGACAGTCTCGACCTGAGCAGGCAGCCCCATTTCAACTATCTCACCAGAGGGATGAACTACGCCCTCGATTTCCTCACCACCAGCCAACTGCCCTCGGGAGCAGGCATGGGTTCCTCTGCCGCCTTATCGGCCGCCTTGGCACTGGCGATCCGCACAGAGAGGGGAGAGTTCCCCACTGAGCTGTCGCTGGTAGAAGAGGCGTACGGCGCAGAATTGCATGCCCAGGGAGGCGGATCGCCTATGGATGCATCCGCATGCGTCCACGGAGGAGGAGTCGCCATCAACATGGACGATGACTCCAAGGAACTGTGGACCATATCCCGCGGAGAGCGCACATGGAGGGTCACGGACATCAAAGTGCCTGATCTGTCATTCGTCATCGGGAACACCGGAGTCAAAGCACCCACAGGACCTCAGGTGGACAAGGTCAGAAGATACATGAGCAGGAACAGCTTCGCATCCGATATCATCGATGAGATCGGGATGCTCACGTTGGAAGGATACAAGGCCCTCAAGAATGGCGACAAAGAAGCTCTGGGCCGTCTGATGACCAAGGATCACAAGCTGCTGTCCATCCTGGGAGTGTCCTGCAAGGAACTCAACAAACTGGTCAACGCATCGCTCCCATACTCTTACGGGGCGAAGCTAACCGGATCCGGAGGCGGAGGGTGCATGGTCGCCCTTACGGACAAGCCGGATAAAGTGGCTGAAGCCATCGCATCGAGAGGCGGAACGCCGATGATAATCAAGAGCGGGGCGGAAGGAGCCCGCATGGAGACGGAGATGGCAAAGGGAGAACCTTTGGATGTCCCGATGATGAAGTGATACTATGGGAATGATCGAGGACGAGATCGCCAGACTCATGCAGAAATGCATCAGCTGCGGAAAATGCACACCATACTGCCCCTCCCACAAATACGGAGGTGTGGATCCCCACGAGATCATGATAGGGGGAGAGGACGACGTGTCCAAGTGCATCCTATGCGGTACCTGCTCTCAGGTATGCAGGAGGAGCGATCCGTTCACCGTCATGAGGGACCTGAAGGCTTTGGCCAACAACCTCCATGTATCCGATGCTTACAAACAGACGGGGCTGGCCATGCCTCAGGCTGACCATCCCTCGCGCACCGAGCTAGAATACGAATGGAACGGGGATGATGCCTACATCATGCCCGGATGCGTCGTCAAGTGCAAGGCGCCCTACCTGGAATATGCTGCATTGACAGCAGTGAAGACTGTCGGCAAGACGTGCTCGGAACTGAAGGATTCCGGATGCTGCATGCGCCCTCCCCAATTCAGGGAGATGGCAGGTACCGACAGGCATGACGCCGTCGTGAAGATGGTCGCCAACGCTCACGGGAAGGAGCTGATCACCCTTTGCGGGGGATGCACCGATGCGCTCGTCAGCGAGGGGCAGAAGACCACGAACATGATCGAGTTCCTGTACAACAACATCGACAAGCTCCCGAAGTTCGATAGGAAGTTCAAGGTGGCCCTGGAGCCTGGATGCTCTTGCATGCCCTTGAAGAAGAACATGATCGCCATCGTCGAGGCCCTAGGATGCGAGTTCGTGGACAACGGGATGGGGTGCTGCGGAAAGGACACGGAACTGGCCGAGACCATGATGGCCGACAGGGAGAAGGAGTGCGGCAACGGATGCATGATCATCGTCGCCTGTCCCAAGTGCTTCACGAAATACGATGCCCAACCGGACGGGATGCCCGTTCTGTTCCTCTCGGAGCTTGTGGCCTGGGCTGCAGGACACACAGAGACGTTCAAGTATCACAACATCCCCATAGAACCGGATAAAGAGGAATTCTACAAACCGAGGTTCGAAGGTTTCATCCCCAAGGAATCCAAGGGAATGCGCTGGTGAACCTCACTCGGGTTCAGATTCAGACAATTCTTCCGCCAGCTCTTCCTTGCTTTCACGGTTCACGCCATTAAGGGACACATCACCCATCAGTGGGCATACGAGGAGAAGCTCCTTGAGGCCGTAGCGAAGAACGAGGGCGCCGTGGACGTCGAACTGGTAGGAAAGAAAGGCCTGGTCGAGAAATACGTCAGAAGGAAATGATGTATTCTTGAAAAAGTGAAAGGGGCCGGAGCCCCTTGAAAGGTTTTCAGATAAGGTCCTCGAATCCCTCGACGACCTTGGGGTACTTCTCCTTGATAGCCTTGAGGAGGTTGTACACGGTGACGTTGGAGATCTTTGAGGTCTTGACCATCTTGATGATGTCGTCGATGGTATCGTCGTCCAGGGTGGCGAGCTTCTCTTTGGCCATCCAGTTCCTGAATAGCTTGTCCTCCATCCTGTCCCTCCATCTCTTCTCGTAGGGCTGCAACGCCTTCTTGGAGAAGTCTCCGGTCTTGTTGCACTCGGAGAGCACCTGACCGGCGTACATACCGGTCCTGCATGCGTGGCAGATTCCTCCGCCTGTGATGGGGTCGATGATCCTTGCGGCATCTCCGACGAGGACGATGTTGTCGTCGACTGCGGAATCGAGTCCGGGGCATGTGGAGACGAATCCTCCCATGATCTCCAGGATCTGTCCGTTCTTGAATCTGGGATCCTCGGCGATCCACTTGTCGAGGTAGTACTTGGCATCGGCACCCTTCTTGCAGAGGTGTCCGGCGACTCCAATACCGACGTTTGCGACCTTCTCTCCCTTGGGGAACACCCAGATGTATCCTCCGGGCGCTGCGGATCCGATGACGAACTCGCAGTAGTCGGGCGTGATGTCGATGTTGCACATCCTGTACTGGATGCATGAGTCGATGTCACTCAGCTTCAGTGTGGTGTCGATTCCGGCCCACCTTCCGACCTGCGACTCGTATCCGTCGGCTGCGACGACGACCTTGGCGCGGATCTCGATCTCCTCGCCCATGCTCTTCGCCTTGATTCCGACGATCTTGCCGTCCTCGCGGATGATACCTGTGCATGATGTCCTCATCATGATCTTGGCACCGGCGTTGGCGGCATCCCTGGCGAGGGCCTTGTCGAAGAGGTGCCTCTCCAGCACGTATCCGACCTCGTTTCCTGCCTTGGACTCGTCCAGCTGGTATGTGGTTCCCTTGGTGGATTTGATGATCGCACCCTTCATGTCCGCCCTTATCCATGTGGAGTCGGGCTTGATGCCGACCTCGTCCAGCCAGGATTTGGAGACTCCCTCTGCGCACCTGAGGGGTGCACCGATCTCTGCCTTCTTCTCGATGAGGATGACATCCATGCCTCCCTGGGCACAGTACTTGGCCGCCATGCTTCCGCCGGGTCCTGCCCCGACGATGACCGCGTCGCATGTGTAGGTCTTCATGTTATCACACCTTCGTAAGGGCACCAACGGGGCAGAGCTTCACGCAAATACCGCAGTTGATGCAATCGCTGTTGAACTCAAGGACGAAATCGTTGAGGTAGATCGCGTTCTTGGGGCACGAACCAACGCACCCTCCGCAATGGAGACATTTGTCCACGTTGACTTGAATCATGTTATCACTCCTTGATCACTCGGGGCCCCTCTCGTCCTCGGGGACGATGAGTGCCGCGTCGATCTTGTCGGCCTCTTCCTTGTGGAGCTTCTTCCACTCCTCCAGAGGTATGGAGAACTTCGCCTCGATCTCCCTGCGGAACTCGGGGCCGCTGTTGTAAGCGCAGAAGGGGTACAGGCGGCAGTCGGGTGTGATGTAGTGAACACCACAGCGCCTAACCCTCTCGATATCGTAGTTATAGCTGTCCTGGAAGTGCATTCCTGCAAGGAGCATCATCTTCCAGGAGAAGTTTGCCAGAGCGGTCTTGGAATCGCTTCCCATGACGCCTGAGATCATATCGACGAACTTCTTCTTGGTAAGTCCCTCGGGCATCTTGCTCTCATCGATGCAGCTGTTGAGCAGCTTGATGAGCTTGATCGCGTAGAGCTTCTTGAACCTAGCCTTCTCCATTTTGTCGGAGATCTTGTTGAGCTCTCTGGAGAACTTATCGATGTCCACGAACCTGGGGAAGGGGACGACGTTGCCCTTCTCGTCCTGGAACAGATATGTCGCGATTCCGCAGTGGGGGTGGGTTGTGAAAGTGACCTTGGTCTTTCCCAGCAGGATCGAAGCGAACTTGGAGATGGGTGCTACGACAGGGACGGGGTACCAATCGTCCTTGTTAGCGTATCCGGTCTGCTTCTCGACCCTGTCGACAAGGTCTGTGAGGGTGAACCTTCCTGACTCGATCTCCTCCTTCGTCACCCTTCCGGTGAACGCTACGGGCTGGAAGTTGACCGCCCTTATGATGTCGGAGTTGTCGAAGGCGAACTTGACTATGTCGCCGACCAGGTTGTCGTTGACACCGTTGATGATGACGGGGACCAGCACGATGGAAGGGCTGTGGAGACCGTCTTCCTGAAGCTTCCTGCAGTTCTCGAGGACCTTCTGCTTGTTGGCCCACATCTTCCTTCCCCTGACCCTGAGGTAAATCTCGTCGTCCATTCCGTCGAACTGGAGATAAATGGTGTTGAGACCTGCTTCCTTAGCGGCCTTGAGGAAATCGTAGTGGTATGCGAACTCGAGACCGTTGGTGGCGACCTGGATCTGGGCGAATCCCAGCTTCTTGGCATCTGCGATGATGTCGATGAACCTGGGGTGGACAGTGGGCTCTCCACCGGCGAACTGCACCGCAGTGTTGGCGATGGGTTTCTCGGACCTGAGTGCGACGAGCATCTTGTGGACCTCCTCGAAGGAGGGCTCATAGACATATCCCTGGTCGTTCGCGTTTGCGAAACAGATGGGGCAGTGCATGTTGCACCTGTTGGTCAGATCGACGTTGGCGATCATCGTACAGGACAGCATGTCGATCTTCTCGTTGTCGATGACGATGCGTGCGGTGTCGTCGTTGTCCTTGATTGTCTCGTTCATTGAATTGTGGATTCCGATTCCGTCGGTTGCGTACTTCTCAGCCTTGAGGTAGAGATCGACATCGGTCCAGATCTTGTCGCTGTAGTGACCGTGCTCCGGACAGTCCTTCTCCATCATGACCATTCCATTCTTCTCGAGGATGGTGGCTTCGATAATCTTT
The nucleotide sequence above comes from Methanomassiliicoccales archaeon LGM-RCC1. Encoded proteins:
- a CDS encoding 4Fe-4S binding protein codes for the protein MIQVNVDKCLHCGGCVGSCPKNAIYLNDFVLEFNSDCINCGICVKLCPVGALTKV
- the mvk gene encoding mevalonate kinase — its product is MTTQWVTASAPGKFVVLGEHSVVYGKPAIVLATDRRIYCSVHRSRKFTVNGDSLDLSRQPHFNYLTRGMNYALDFLTTSQLPSGAGMGSSAALSAALALAIRTERGEFPTELSLVEEAYGAELHAQGGGSPMDASACVHGGGVAINMDDDSKELWTISRGERTWRVTDIKVPDLSFVIGNTGVKAPTGPQVDKVRRYMSRNSFASDIIDEIGMLTLEGYKALKNGDKEALGRLMTKDHKLLSILGVSCKELNKLVNASLPYSYGAKLTGSGGGGCMVALTDKPDKVAEAIASRGGTPMIIKSGAEGARMETEMAKGEPLDVPMMK
- a CDS encoding (Fe-S)-binding protein gives rise to the protein MGMIEDEIARLMQKCISCGKCTPYCPSHKYGGVDPHEIMIGGEDDVSKCILCGTCSQVCRRSDPFTVMRDLKALANNLHVSDAYKQTGLAMPQADHPSRTELEYEWNGDDAYIMPGCVVKCKAPYLEYAALTAVKTVGKTCSELKDSGCCMRPPQFREMAGTDRHDAVVKMVANAHGKELITLCGGCTDALVSEGQKTTNMIEFLYNNIDKLPKFDRKFKVALEPGCSCMPLKKNMIAIVEALGCEFVDNGMGCCGKDTELAETMMADREKECGNGCMIIVACPKCFTKYDAQPDGMPVLFLSELVAWAAGHTETFKYHNIPIEPDKEEFYKPRFEGFIPKESKGMRW
- a CDS encoding aminotransferase class I/II-fold pyridoxal phosphate-dependent enzyme, producing MQISNRIHDIPMSGIRKMFDMAGPDSINLGLGEPDLAPPKEAVEGMNKAASEGRNKYGPTAGIPELRKAVADRFRKYGDITGDNIMITPSGSSALLEITMSVVNPGDDVLVPSPGFVIYGPHAQLAGGTFTEYKLTDGDFQPDIDDIQSKITSKTKMLVITTPSNPTGGVLNEESYKALCDIAADKNITILADEVYESFIYEGKHLSFMNQLDKAIVASGFSKMMAVTGWRMGFLCASKEMMEYLIKMQYHVCASPNMPAMYGILDALPSIDPYLENARNVYKARRDLICKRLNEIPGFSIEPPKGAFYAFPSFDMKISSQELAGELVKAGLICTPGSAFGKYGEGHLRFSYAADETKINKGMDILESTVKKLR
- a CDS encoding radical SAM protein is translated as MTRTSVEYTAKTGLPKKTKSICPECGKIIEATILEKNGMVMMEKDCPEHGHYSDKIWTDVDLYLKAEKYATDGIGIHNSMNETIKDNDDTARIVIDNEKIDMLSCTMIANVDLTNRCNMHCPICFANANDQGYVYEPSFEEVHKMLVALRSEKPIANTAVQFAGGEPTVHPRFIDIIADAKKLGFAQIQVATNGLEFAYHYDFLKAAKEAGLNTIYLQFDGMDDEIYLRVRGRKMWANKQKVLENCRKLQEDGLHSPSIVLVPVIINGVNDNLVGDIVKFAFDNSDIIRAVNFQPVAFTGRVTKEEIESGRFTLTDLVDRVEKQTGYANKDDWYPVPVVAPISKFASILLGKTKVTFTTHPHCGIATYLFQDEKGNVVPFPRFVDIDKFSRELNKISDKMEKARFKKLYAIKLIKLLNSCIDESKMPEGLTKKKFVDMISGVMGSDSKTALANFSWKMMLLAGMHFQDSYNYDIERVRRCGVHYITPDCRLYPFCAYNSGPEFRREIEAKFSIPLEEWKKLHKEEADKIDAALIVPEDERGPE
- a CDS encoding NAD(P)/FAD-dependent oxidoreductase — its product is MKTYTCDAVIVGAGPGGSMAAKYCAQGGMDVILIEKKAEIGAPLRCAEGVSKSWLDEVGIKPDSTWIRADMKGAIIKSTKGTTYQLDESKAGNEVGYVLERHLFDKALARDAANAGAKIMMRTSCTGIIREDGKIVGIKAKSMGEEIEIRAKVVVAADGYESQVGRWAGIDTTLKLSDIDSCIQYRMCNIDITPDYCEFVIGSAAPGGYIWVFPKGEKVANVGIGVAGHLCKKGADAKYYLDKWIAEDPRFKNGQILEIMGGFVSTCPGLDSAVDDNIVLVGDAARIIDPITGGGICHACRTGMYAGQVLSECNKTGDFSKKALQPYEKRWRDRMEDKLFRNWMAKEKLATLDDDTIDDIIKMVKTSKISNVTVYNLLKAIKEKYPKVVEGFEDLI